The Bacillota bacterium genome includes a region encoding these proteins:
- a CDS encoding MMPL family transporter produces MDRLARFIVTKRQTLVVLFALATLVAVVLAPTVTINYDQTAYLPADMPTRQAMNVMAQEFGLQGTAEIIVPDIDIPTARQLKSAISATEGVHSVVWLDDVVDIYTPLVLLPPTTVRQFFADGAARFQVIFVAGDHDLTTGQAIKALRLLQGGQVTVRGPAVDALNLRGTTTAEISTIIAFVLPIFLLILFLATSSWFEPLLFIFTIGISIVLNMGTNAFLGSISFITFATAGLLQFAVSMDYSIFLLHRFSEERRKGMDVETAMIVALRGSFATILASSLTTIAGFVALMFMRYSLGYDLGLVLAKGVALSLLAVLFLLPALVIYSARLLERTEHRPLLPSLGKFARGVVGMRWIVPVVLLALPVAFMAQGANHFLYGEAAQADESMLHQEFGRHNPLVLLVPAQDVPREYALANALRAIPQVHSVQALASLADVSIPRSMLPPAVVDQFVGETYSRLVMMLDTATESADSYQAVLAIRHAADTYYPGAALLLGASAAVDDIRQVVEYDFSVTSLVAILAVGAIIALTFRSLSLPLLLVLTIQASIWLNMAIPYFAGSPLIFIGYMIVSAVQLGATIDYAILLTGRYLEFRRSMTVRAAATAAIEASGYSVMTSAAILAGAGFTLGLVSGVPSIAALGMLIGRGALLSCLLVLTFLPQVLMLGDRFIRLTTQTSNTNQLH; encoded by the coding sequence ATGGATAGACTGGCCCGATTTATTGTTACTAAGCGCCAGACCCTCGTGGTGCTGTTCGCTCTCGCCACCCTAGTGGCAGTGGTTTTGGCCCCCACCGTCACTATCAACTACGACCAGACCGCCTACTTGCCGGCTGATATGCCCACGCGCCAAGCCATGAATGTTATGGCGCAGGAGTTTGGTCTACAGGGCACGGCGGAAATTATCGTGCCTGACATCGACATACCCACTGCGCGCCAGCTGAAGAGTGCCATTAGCGCTACAGAGGGGGTGCATAGCGTGGTGTGGCTAGACGACGTGGTAGATATTTACACTCCGCTAGTACTACTACCACCCACTACGGTGCGTCAGTTTTTTGCCGATGGCGCGGCGCGCTTTCAGGTAATCTTTGTCGCGGGCGACCATGACCTCACCACGGGCCAGGCTATTAAGGCCTTGCGTCTCCTGCAGGGCGGGCAGGTCACGGTACGTGGGCCTGCGGTTGATGCGCTAAATTTACGCGGCACGACGACCGCGGAGATTTCGACCATTATCGCCTTTGTGCTGCCTATCTTCCTGCTCATCTTGTTTCTCGCCACCAGTTCGTGGTTTGAGCCCTTGCTTTTTATATTCACGATAGGCATCTCCATTGTTCTCAACATGGGTACCAATGCTTTTTTAGGCTCCATCTCCTTTATCACTTTTGCCACGGCTGGTCTCTTGCAGTTCGCCGTTAGCATGGACTACTCTATCTTTCTCTTGCACCGCTTCAGCGAGGAGCGCCGCAAGGGTATGGATGTAGAAACAGCCATGATAGTGGCACTGCGAGGCTCCTTTGCCACTATTTTAGCGAGCTCACTGACGACCATAGCAGGTTTCGTGGCGCTGATGTTTATGCGTTACAGCCTAGGCTACGACCTCGGCCTCGTCTTGGCCAAGGGGGTGGCCTTGAGCCTCTTAGCAGTGCTGTTTTTGCTACCGGCTTTAGTGATATACTCGGCACGCTTACTAGAACGCACCGAGCATCGCCCCCTACTCCCCTCTTTGGGCAAATTTGCGCGCGGCGTGGTAGGTATGCGGTGGATTGTACCCGTGGTGCTACTAGCATTGCCGGTCGCCTTTATGGCGCAGGGTGCCAACCATTTTCTCTATGGTGAAGCGGCACAGGCCGACGAAAGCATGCTGCACCAAGAGTTTGGCCGCCACAACCCGCTCGTACTACTGGTACCCGCGCAAGATGTGCCGCGGGAGTACGCACTGGCCAACGCCCTGCGCGCTATTCCCCAAGTTCACAGTGTGCAGGCTCTCGCCTCCCTAGCCGATGTTTCGATACCGCGGAGCATGCTACCGCCTGCGGTGGTGGACCAATTTGTGGGCGAAACTTACTCTCGCCTAGTCATGATGCTAGACACCGCCACCGAGAGTGCGGACTCCTACCAGGCAGTGCTTGCCATAAGGCACGCTGCCGATACCTACTACCCTGGGGCCGCCCTGCTACTCGGTGCCTCTGCCGCTGTGGACGATATTCGCCAGGTTGTCGAGTACGATTTTTCTGTGACTAGCCTAGTCGCCATCCTCGCCGTCGGTGCGATTATCGCGCTAACATTTCGCTCTCTCTCCCTACCCCTCCTCTTGGTGCTTACTATCCAAGCTTCTATTTGGCTTAACATGGCTATACCCTACTTTGCTGGTTCGCCCCTCATTTTTATCGGCTACATGATTGTCAGCGCTGTGCAGCTTGGCGCTACCATCGACTACGCCATCTTGTTGACAGGGCGCTACCTAGAGTTTCGCCGCAGCATGACGGTGCGAGCAGCTGCAACCGCCGCCATAGAGGCCTCGGGCTACTCGGTCATGACCTCGGCTGCCATCTTAGCCGGAGCCGGGTTCACCTTAGGTCTGGTTTCTGGTGTGCCCAGCATTGCGGCACTAGGCATGCTCATCGGCCGGGGGGCGCTACTATCCTGCCTCTTGGTACTCACTTT